One Penicillium oxalicum strain HP7-1 chromosome III, whole genome shotgun sequence genomic region harbors:
- a CDS encoding Vegetative incompatibility protein HET-E-1: protein MTGVEVISAASGLAGLFTTIITWFDYIYIARKAAPRLQSLIVKLGSAQLRLTRWGQAVGLTGSNIEDEESLKSSGLFQLDEEQENQAIRTFQILATFFEESMKICHNERKGKSEDDPEVRANEMKPFGQDGFKWSAMHRYLHETMQKIVHERRNKMSVPRLFKFAIYDEKHLEKLVKDINDHIDALYQIYTPSASDEEAAGGEEMDKLLKVMKELRSASERDPVMNTAVKNLLEQRWDNNGGNVQFEGTATHSTFIQNIGDQDRQSRDRCREYFAVTDPRDVKTNIHQTRGAPLKESYEWILHHHQFQCWRDGNNSNDSQVLWIKGDPGKGKTMLLCGIIDELNPTIEIADSQAKTFLSFFFCQATVPKLSNAHAVLRGLIYMLVDTQPSFLSLIQKRFNQNGEPQFGGAEAWAALCNMFLCILRACTTDKIYIIVDALDECVQDQDKLLQLILQETRGLPHVKWIISSRNHVNQRIRLDDSQSILSLELQENAEAVSLAIGAYISNRLAELESLEEDDTLLEYVQQTLEEKAEGTFLWVALVVQELRGVDSWDVKQVVDEVPTGLDDMYARMIDQIEQEAPRTRKFCHLVLSAATLAYRPLQLLELGAVSGLPDEIAGKAKSLVTMIKRTGSFLTVRDESIYFVHQSAKDYLIGKGAQSIFSAGPTVAHRRMFTQSLQVVKKALRRDMYSLGALGTPIKQAQPPNPDPLAVARYSCVYWVDHLRESGSYEDLKEGGTVDTFLRTQCLYWLEALSLLRSISDGIMSIQRLKDLVLERPTAAKLSILVQDTYRFILYHRMAIENSPLQAYGCGLVFSPSRSLIKKLFWHERPKDVTMMPPMGNDWDAHTGACLQTLEGHDSYVNSVVFSPDGSRVASGSSDNTIKIWDAHTGACLQTLEGHGDWVNSVVFSPDSSHVASGSEDETIKIWDAHTGACLQTLEGHGDWVNSVVFSPNGSRVASGSADRAIKIWDAHTGDCLQTLEGHNHDVNSVVFSPDSSRVASGSLDKMIKIWDAHTGACLQTLNVGNYVNILSFDTTNSSLHTSVGIFPLRGSATPNPRPPTKVSALDLQSPSANQLPQPPEYQGYGISFDRLWITRRSQNWLWLPPTYRPTSSAVGKSGIAVVLGCPSGRVLIFGFATGGAD, encoded by the exons ATGACGGGTGTAGAAGTTATTAGTGCGGCATCTGGGCTAGCCGGTCTTTTTACCACGATTATTACCTGGTTTGACTACATCTACATTGCCAGAAAGGCGGCCCCGCGACTTCAGTCTCTGATCGTGAAGCTTGGCAGTGCGCAGCTGAGACTAACGCGCTGGGGCCAGGCTGTCGGTCTGACAGGCTCGAAtatcgaagacgaggagTCGCTGAAAAGCTCGGGCTTATTCCAGCTCGACGAGGAGCAAGAGAATCAGGCTATACGGACATTTCAGATCTTGGCGACTTTTTTCGAAGAGTCCATGAAAATCTGTCATAATGAACGCAAAGGAAAGTCTGAGGATGACCCTGAAGTGAGAGCGAACGAAATGAAGCCGTTCGGCCAGGATGGCTTTAAGTGGAGTGCTATGCACCGTTACCTCCATGAGACAATGCAAAAAATCGTGCACGAGCGCAGAAACAAGATGTCAGTTCCTAGACTCTTCAAGTTCGCTATTTACGACGAGAAGCATCTCGAGAAGCTAGTCAAGGACATCAATGACCACATTGACGCACTGTACCAAATTTACACTCCGTCTGCGAGCGACGAAGAAGCGGCGGGcggggaggaaatggataagcttctcaaagtcatgaAGGAATTGCGCTCTGCATCGGAGCGGGATCCAGTAATGAACACGGCTGTCAAGAATCTATTGGAGCAAAGA TGGGACAACAATGGGGGAAATGTCCAATTCGAAGGCACTGCGACACATTC CACCTTCATTCAAAACATCGGAG accaagaccgacAAAGCAGGGATCGCTGCCGCGAATACTTCGCAGTGACGGATCCGCGCGACGTCAAGACAAACATCCACCAGACAAGAGGGGCGCCCCTCAAAGAGTCCTATGAATggatcctccaccaccaccagttCCAGTGTTGGCGCGACGGTAACAACAGTAACGACAGTCAGGTCCTTTGGATCAAGGGGGATCCTGGTAAAGGCAAGACAATGCTACTCTGTGGCATCATCGACGAGCTTAACCCGACCATAGAAATAGCAGATTCCCAAGCCAAGACAttcctgtctttctttttctgtcaaGCCACTGTTCCTAAGCTGAGTAACGCTCATGCTGTCTTACGTGGGTTGATCTATATGCTTGTGGACACACAACcatcatttctctctcttataCAGAAAAGGTTCAATCAAAATGGGGAGCCACAATTTGGGGGTGCGGAAGCATGGGCTGCATTGTGCAATATGTTCTTATGTATCTTGCGCGCCTGTACCACGGACAAGATCTACATTATAGTTGATGCTCTGGACGAATGCGTACAGGACCAAGATAAACTGTTACAGCTTATTCTCCAGGAGACAAGGGGATTACCGCACGTCAAATGGATCATATCCAGCCGGAACCACGTTAATCAGCGCATAAGGCTTGACGACTCGCAGTCAATACTGAGCCTGGAACTGCAGGAAAACGCCGAAGCTGTGTCTCTGGCCATCGGAGCTTACATCTCGAACCGGTTAGCGGAACTTGAGtctctggaggaggatgatacTTTGCTGGAATATGTTCAGCAGACCCTCGAGGAGAAAGCCGAAGGAACGTTTCTCTGGGTGGCGCTCGTCGTCCAGGAACTTCGGGGCGTTGATAGCTGGGACGTGAAGCAAGTGGTGGATGAAGTGCCGACAGGGTTGGATGATATGTATGCGCGAATGATAGACCAGATCGAACAGGAAGCGCCTCGAACCCGAAAGTTTTGCCACTTGGTCCTCTCAGCTGCTACCCTGGCCTATCGGCCGCTTCAGCTACTGGAGCTAGGGGCAGTGTCGGGACTCCCTGACGAGATCGCCGGAAAGGCGAAAAGTCTTGTGACGATGATCAAGAGGACCGGCTCGTTCCTCACGGTCCGCGACGAAAGCATCTACTTTGTGCATCAGTCTGCCAAGGACTATCTAATCGGAAAGGGCGCGCAGAGTATCTTCTCGGCTGGCCCTACGGTTGCCCATCGCCGAATGTTCACGCAGTCCCTCCAGGTCGTGAAGAAGGCGTTACGGCGGGATATGTATAGCCTAGGAGCCCTGGGTACTCCTATCAAGCAAGCCCAGCCACCTAATCCGGATCCGCTTGCAGTCGCACGATACTCGTGTGTCTACTGGGTCGACCATCTACGAGAAAGCGGATCATACGAAGATCTCAAGGAGGGTGGTACTGTCGACACGTTTCTTCGAACGCAGTGTCTCTACTGGCTCGAGGCACTGAGCCTCCTGCGAAGCATATCGGATGGAATTATGTCGATACAGAGACTGAAGGATCTCGTATTG GAACGACCGACAGCAGCCAAACTgagcatcctcgtccaagatACATATCGATTCATTCTGTACCACCGAATGGCGATCGAGAACAGCCCCCTACAGGCGTACGGTTGTGGGCTTGTATTTAGTCCATCGCGGAGTTTGATTAAGAAGTTGTTCTGGCACGAGCGGCCCAAAGATGTCACGATGATGCCGCCAATGGGAAATGactgggatgcgcacaccggggcatgcctgcagacgctggagggccatgATAGCTATgtcaactcagtggtgttctcccccgacggcagccgcgtcgcgtccgggtctTCGGATAacacgatcaagatctgggatgcgcacaccggggcctgcctgcagacgctagagggccatggcgactgggtcaactcagtggtgttctcccccgATAGCAGCCacgtcgcgtccgggtcggaggacgagacgatcaagatctgggatgcgcacaccggggcctgcctgcagacgctggagggccatggcgactgggtcaactcagtggtgttctcccccAACGGCAGCcgcgtcgcgtccgggtcggcCGACAgggcgatcaagatctgggatgcgcacactggggactgcctgcagacgctggagggccataATCATGATgtcaactcagtggtgttctcccccgacAGCAGTcgcgtcgcgtccgggtctttggacaagatgatcaagatctgggatgcgcacaccggggcctgcctgCAAACCCTAAATGTTGGCAATTATGTGAATATTCTTTCCTTCGACACCACCAACTCCTCTCTTCACACTAGCGTTGggatttttccccttcgtgGCTCAGCAACACCTAATCCTAGGCCTCCGACTAAAGTGTCCGCGTTAGACCTCCAATCACCTAGTGCAAATCAACTGCCGCAACCCCCCGAATATCAAGGCTACGGTATCAGTTTCGATAGACTCTGGATCACGCGGCGTTCACAGAACTGGCTCTGGCTGCCTCCCACCTATCGCCCGACCAGTTCGGCTGTAGGAAAGTCCGGAATAGCGGTGGTGCTTGGCTGCCCGTCTGGACGTGTTTTGATCTTCGGATTCGCGACTGGGGGTGCCGACTGA
- a CDS encoding Vegetative incompatibility protein HET-E-1, translating into MWSYVSKSEVTKFTGACGWKAVRAIRLLENEALSPAMETLPGAIFNRGDATWQYDAAQYNLSHCMSAVPHPLALSDGSNSGFRTCKTHGVSPAIRIGFQPDDPAFHTSARDRRKEVSDRSGNDGSNSITYRISPLQGQLTCHVDKEAPVGQQWGKCPIRRHCDTFHLHSKHRSSQDQDRQSRDRCREYFAVTDPRDVKTNIHQTRGAPLKESYEWILHHHQFQCWRDGNNSNDSQVLWIKGDPGKGKTMLLCGIIDELNPTIEIADSQAKTFLSFFFCQATVPKLSNAHAVLRGLIYMLVDTQPSFLSLIQKRFNQNGEPQFGGAEAWAALCNMFLCILRACTTDKIYIIVDALDECVQDQDKLLQLILQETRGLPHVKWIISSRNHVNQRIRLDDSQSILSLELQENAEAVSLAIGAYISNRLAELESLEEDDTLLEYVQQTLEEKAEGTFLWVALVVQELRGVDSWDVKQVVDEVPTGLDDMYARMIDQIEQEAPRTRKFCHLVLSAATLAYRPLQLLELGAVSGLPDEIAGKAKSLVTMIKRTGSFLTVRDESIYFVHQSAKDYLIGKGAQSIFSAGPTVAHRRMFTQSLQVVKKALRRDMYSLGALGTPIKQAQPPNPDPLAVARYSCVYWVDHLRESGSYEDLKEGGTVDTFLRTQCLYWLEALSLLRSISDGIMSIQRLKDLVLERPTAAKLSILVQDTYRFILYHRMAIENSPLQAYGCGLVFSPSRSLIKKLFWHERPKDVTMMPPMGNDWDAHTGACLQTLEGHDSYVNSVVFSPDGSRVASGSSDNTIKIWDAHTGACLQTLEGHGDWVNSVVFSPDSSHVASGSEDETIKIWDAHTGACCRR; encoded by the exons ATGTGGTCTTATGTATCAAAGAGCGAGGTCACCAAATTCACTGGTGCTTGCGGCTGGAAAGCGGTCCGTGCGATTCGCTTGTTGGAAAATGAGGCATTGTCACCTGCAATGGAAACGCTGCCCGGAGCGATCTTCAACCGCGGGGACGCGACGTGGCAGTACGATGCGGCGCAGTACAATCTGTCGCACTGCATGAGCGCTGTCCCCCACCCGCTTGCCCTAAG TGACGGATCCAATAGCGGTTTTCGCACATGCAAGACCCATGGAGTCAGCCCTGCTATCCGCATTGGCTTTCAGCCTGATGACCCCGCTTTTCATACAAGTGCGAGAGACAGACGGAAAGAGGTCTCTGATCGGTCTGGTAATGACGGGTCGAATTCTATCACCTACCGAATTTCTCCGCT CCAGGGTCAGTTGACTTGTCATGTCGATAAGGAGGCACCAGTGGGACAACAATGGGGGAAATGTCCAATTCGAAGGCACTGCGACACATTC CACCTTCATTCAAAACATCGGAG CtcgcaagaccaagaccgacAAAGCAGGGATCGCTGCCGCGAATACTTCGCAGTGACGGATCCGCGCGACGTCAAGACAAACATCCACCAGACAAGAGGGGCGCCCCTCAAAGAGTCCTATGAATggatcctccaccaccaccagttCCAGTGTTGGCGCGACGGTAACAACAGTAACGACAGTCAGGTCCTTTGGATCAAGGGGGATCCTGGTAAAGGCAAGACAATGCTACTCTGTGGCATCATCGACGAGCTTAACCCGACCATAGAAATAGCAGATTCCCAAGCCAAGACAttcctgtctttctttttctgtcaaGCCACTGTTCCTAAGCTGAGTAACGCTCATGCTGTCTTACGTGGGTTGATCTATATGCTTGTGGACACACAACcatcatttctctctcttataCAGAAAAGGTTCAATCAAAATGGGGAGCCACAATTTGGGGGTGCGGAAGCATGGGCTGCATTGTGCAATATGTTCTTATGTATCTTGCGCGCCTGTACCACGGACAAGATCTACATTATAGTTGATGCTCTGGACGAATGCGTACAGGACCAAGATAAACTGTTACAGCTTATTCTCCAGGAGACAAGGGGATTACCGCACGTCAAATGGATCATATCCAGCCGGAACCACGTTAATCAGCGCATAAGGCTTGACGACTCGCAGTCAATACTGAGCCTGGAACTGCAGGAAAACGCCGAAGCTGTGTCTCTGGCCATCGGAGCTTACATCTCGAACCGGTTAGCGGAACTTGAGtctctggaggaggatgatacTTTGCTGGAATATGTTCAGCAGACCCTCGAGGAGAAAGCCGAAGGAACGTTTCTCTGGGTGGCGCTCGTCGTCCAGGAACTTCGGGGCGTTGATAGCTGGGACGTGAAGCAAGTGGTGGATGAAGTGCCGACAGGGTTGGATGATATGTATGCGCGAATGATAGACCAGATCGAACAGGAAGCGCCTCGAACCCGAAAGTTTTGCCACTTGGTCCTCTCAGCTGCTACCCTGGCCTATCGGCCGCTTCAGCTACTGGAGCTAGGGGCAGTGTCGGGACTCCCTGACGAGATCGCCGGAAAGGCGAAAAGTCTTGTGACGATGATCAAGAGGACCGGCTCGTTCCTCACGGTCCGCGACGAAAGCATCTACTTTGTGCATCAGTCTGCCAAGGACTATCTAATCGGAAAGGGCGCGCAGAGTATCTTCTCGGCTGGCCCTACGGTTGCCCATCGCCGAATGTTCACGCAGTCCCTCCAGGTCGTGAAGAAGGCGTTACGGCGGGATATGTATAGCCTAGGAGCCCTGGGTACTCCTATCAAGCAAGCCCAGCCACCTAATCCGGATCCGCTTGCAGTCGCACGATACTCGTGTGTCTACTGGGTCGACCATCTACGAGAAAGCGGATCATACGAAGATCTCAAGGAGGGTGGTACTGTCGACACGTTTCTTCGAACGCAGTGTCTCTACTGGCTCGAGGCACTGAGCCTCCTGCGAAGCATATCGGATGGAATTATGTCGATACAGAGACTGAAGGATCTCGTATTG GAACGACCGACAGCAGCCAAACTgagcatcctcgtccaagatACATATCGATTCATTCTGTACCACCGAATGGCGATCGAGAACAGCCCCCTACAGGCGTACGGTTGTGGGCTTGTATTTAGTCCATCGCGGAGTTTGATTAAGAAGTTGTTCTGGCACGAGCGGCCCAAAGATGTCACGATGATGCCGCCAATGGGAAATGactgggatgcgcacaccggggcatgcctgcagacgctggagggccatgATAGCTATgtcaactcagtggtgttctcccccgacggcagccgcgtcgcgtccgggtctTCGGATAacacgatcaagatctgggatgcgcacaccggggcctgcctgcagacgctagagggccatggcgactgggtcaactcagtggtgttctcccccgATAGCAGCCacgtcgcgtccgggtcggaggacgagacgatcaagatctgggatgcgcacaccggggcctgcTGCAGACGCTGA
- a CDS encoding WD repeat-containing protein 5B, with amino-acid sequence MIKIWDAHTRACLQTLAGHNDDVSSVVFSYDSSRVASGSDDNTIKIWDAHTGACLQTLEGHNDDVSSVVFSYDSSRVASGSADRAIKIWDAHTGDCLQTLEGHNHDVNSVVFSPDSSRVASGSLDKMIKIWDAHTGACLQTLNVGNYVNILSFDTTNSSLHTSVGIFPLRGSATPNPRPPTKVSALDLQSPSANQLPQPPEYQGYGISFDRLWITRRSQNWLWLPPTYRPTSSAVGKSGIAVVLGCPSGRVLIFGFATGGAD; translated from the coding sequence atgatcaagatctgggatgcgcacaccaGGGCCTGCTTGCAGACGCTGGCGGGTCATAATGACGATGTCagctcagtggtgttctcctACGACAGCAGTcgcgtcgcgtccgggtcggacGACAAtacgatcaagatctgggatgcgcacaccggggcctgcctgcagacgctggagggccataATGACGATGTCagctcagtggtgttctcctACGACAGCAGCcgcgtcgcgtccgggtcggcCGACAgggcgatcaagatctgggatgcgcacactggggactgcctgcagacgctggagggccataATCATGATgtcaactcagtggtgttctcccccgacAGCAGTcgcgtcgcgtccgggtctttggacaagatgatcaagatctgggatgcgcacaccggggcctgcctgCAAACCCTAAATGTTGGCAATTATGTGAATATTCTTTCCTTCGACACCACCAACTCCTCTCTTCACACTAGCGTTGggatttttccccttcgtgGCTCAGCAACACCTAATCCTAGGCCTCCGACTAAAGTGTCCGCGTTAGACCTCCAATCACCTAGTGCAAATCAACTGCCGCAACCCCCCGAATATCAAGGCTACGGTATCAGTTTCGATAGACTCTGGATCACGCGGCGTTCACAGAACTGGCTCTGGCTGCCTCCCACCTATCGCCCGACCAGTTCGGCTGTAGGAAAGTCCGGAATAGCGGTGGTGCTTGGCTGCCCGTCTGGACGTGTTTTGATCTTCGGATTCGCGACTGGGGGTGCCGACTGA